In Pseudovibrio brasiliensis, the following are encoded in one genomic region:
- a CDS encoding NAD(P)/FAD-dependent oxidoreductase: MTYDIVVVGGGIFGLSVAKAALGKGLKVALLEKNTIASGASAGLVGALMPHVPSQWNDKKQFQLDALIELSDIVAELEEATGMSVGYSRAGRLIPLYTEHKLEHALSRVEESKQRWRSDETGFTFNVVKETPFSDWLTPEAAPLGIIWDTLAARANPRLVSAGLKAFLETRIDIMEHTEFLSFDETTSTVSLGNGETLTTDRVVHSAGYEGFRPLSEMAGKTIGMGVKGQSLLLEYKAEKPLPVIYDDGIYVVSHANGTVAIGSTSEQEWTSKEPVEADIQTMLKKAIGFCPSLKGAPIITRWAGIRPKCKKRDPLVGLIPGTEKTWVATGGFKISYAISHRIAACLMQEMFPEQGKPIHLPESFKPAFHFG, encoded by the coding sequence ATGACCTACGATATAGTTGTTGTTGGTGGGGGAATTTTCGGACTCAGCGTCGCTAAAGCCGCACTCGGAAAAGGCTTGAAAGTCGCACTTCTGGAAAAGAACACGATTGCTTCAGGTGCAAGTGCTGGTCTCGTCGGCGCTTTGATGCCTCACGTTCCTAGTCAATGGAACGATAAGAAGCAGTTTCAGCTGGACGCCCTGATCGAACTCTCCGATATCGTAGCAGAGCTTGAAGAAGCCACAGGCATGTCCGTCGGCTACAGTCGTGCGGGCCGATTGATCCCGCTCTACACCGAACACAAGCTCGAACACGCCCTCTCCCGCGTTGAAGAAAGCAAGCAGCGTTGGAGAAGCGATGAAACCGGCTTCACCTTCAACGTGGTGAAAGAAACACCATTTAGCGACTGGCTCACACCGGAAGCAGCACCGCTCGGCATCATCTGGGATACTCTGGCGGCACGCGCCAATCCACGCCTCGTGTCAGCTGGCCTCAAAGCTTTCCTCGAAACCCGTATCGATATCATGGAACACACTGAATTCCTCAGCTTCGATGAGACCACCAGCACCGTCTCCCTCGGCAACGGCGAGACCCTGACAACAGATCGCGTCGTTCATTCCGCAGGCTATGAAGGATTTAGGCCGCTCAGCGAAATGGCAGGCAAAACCATCGGCATGGGCGTAAAAGGACAATCCCTTCTGCTGGAATACAAAGCTGAAAAACCTCTGCCAGTAATCTACGATGATGGTATCTACGTTGTCTCCCACGCCAACGGAACGGTCGCTATCGGCTCTACTTCAGAGCAGGAATGGACCAGCAAAGAGCCTGTAGAAGCAGACATCCAGACCATGCTCAAAAAAGCAATTGGCTTTTGCCCTTCTCTGAAAGGTGCTCCCATCATCACCCGATGGGCTGGCATCCGTCCAAAATGCAAAAAACGTGATCCATTGGTTGGCCTCATTCCAGGCACCGAGAAAACGTGGGTGGCAACCGGTGGCTTCAAAATCTCTTATGCCATCTCTCACCGCATCGCAGCTTGTCTGATGCAGGAAATGTTCCCGGAACAGGGCAAACCAATTCACCTGCCAGAGAGCTTCAAGCCTGCTTTCCACTTTGGCTAA
- the mnmD gene encoding tRNA (5-methylaminomethyl-2-thiouridine)(34)-methyltransferase MnmD: MTERPKLEWDDANVPYASQFGDTYYSKAGGLGETRYVFLQGNKLPERWKGAPSFTIAELGFGTGLNFLATLELLLSLPEAERTKLTYVSFELYPMDAAEIDKALSQWPELKTLKDKLLAAWNPQPGWNPITIDGVRLLLGVGDAREMLPTLSFPVDAWFLDGFNPARNPELWGRDLMLAVGEKTAVGGTFGTYTAAGWVRRNLQTAGFDVERIKGYGTKRQMMVGQKPAATEA, from the coding sequence ATGACAGAGCGCCCAAAATTGGAATGGGATGATGCGAATGTGCCGTATGCGTCGCAGTTTGGAGATACTTATTACTCCAAAGCCGGTGGATTAGGCGAAACGCGCTACGTATTTCTGCAGGGTAACAAGCTTCCAGAACGCTGGAAGGGTGCCCCGTCATTTACCATTGCTGAGTTGGGATTTGGAACCGGACTTAATTTTCTGGCCACTCTGGAGCTTTTGCTAAGCTTGCCTGAGGCGGAGCGGACGAAGCTGACTTATGTTTCGTTTGAGCTCTATCCGATGGATGCGGCAGAGATCGACAAAGCGCTTTCTCAATGGCCTGAGCTTAAAACTCTCAAAGATAAACTTCTGGCAGCGTGGAACCCTCAGCCGGGGTGGAATCCAATTACCATTGATGGAGTGCGGCTGCTGTTGGGTGTTGGTGATGCGCGCGAAATGCTGCCTACGCTGTCATTCCCAGTGGATGCCTGGTTCCTGGATGGCTTCAATCCGGCACGGAACCCGGAACTTTGGGGCCGGGATTTGATGTTGGCTGTTGGTGAGAAAACTGCTGTTGGCGGTACGTTTGGCACCTACACCGCTGCCGGATGGGTCCGCCGCAACTTGCAGACTGCGGGCTTTGATGTTGAGCGCATCAAAGGCTATGGCACCAAACGCCAGATGATGGTGGGGCAGAAACCTGCCGCCACCGAAGCTTGA
- a CDS encoding MipA/OmpV family protein, producing the protein MTASFRILAGLALASVSSHALAEDNFTPGDLTDEQASKRYVMDIGVAGFVNPKYDGADEYIIYPLPLIAFSRFYLPGFGQVKEGETQGIFIYPSFGFVGERNPSDSRSLDGTSRVPWAGEIGLGGGFRHDWFRAFIEVRHGFNGHRGFVGRAGIDVITEVTDRLTFVFGPRVDAADGSYMNTYFSVPAGVAGGPYTAEGGFKSVGGVVRASYALTDTIGLHLQGGYDRLIGEAADSPITQNDNMWSVGFGATYRFAWDMF; encoded by the coding sequence ATGACCGCCTCATTTCGTATTCTTGCAGGCTTAGCGCTTGCTTCCGTTTCCAGTCACGCGCTGGCAGAAGATAATTTCACGCCGGGCGATCTGACTGACGAGCAAGCCAGCAAGAGATACGTAATGGATATCGGTGTTGCTGGATTTGTTAATCCAAAATATGACGGCGCCGATGAGTACATCATCTACCCGTTGCCGTTGATTGCCTTTTCCAGGTTTTATCTGCCAGGCTTTGGTCAGGTGAAAGAAGGGGAAACGCAGGGTATCTTTATCTACCCATCCTTTGGCTTTGTAGGTGAGCGTAATCCCTCAGATTCCAGATCTTTGGATGGTACGAGCCGTGTGCCTTGGGCTGGTGAAATTGGTCTTGGTGGTGGTTTCCGTCATGATTGGTTCCGTGCCTTTATTGAAGTGCGCCATGGCTTTAACGGTCACCGTGGATTTGTTGGTCGTGCCGGTATCGATGTGATTACTGAGGTAACTGACCGCCTGACATTTGTGTTCGGTCCGCGTGTTGATGCAGCGGACGGCTCTTACATGAACACTTATTTCAGCGTGCCGGCTGGGGTTGCTGGAGGCCCGTATACTGCTGAAGGTGGGTTTAAGAGCGTTGGCGGTGTCGTTCGTGCAAGTTATGCACTCACCGACACAATTGGTTTACACCTGCAGGGTGGATATGATCGTTTGATTGGTGAGGCTGCGGATAGCCCTATCACTCAGAACGATAACATGTGGTCCGTTGGTTTTGGCGCCACCTATCGCTTTGCCTGGGACATGTTCTAG
- the trxA gene encoding thioredoxin has protein sequence MSGSGYSVGGSFGGSLGGGYGGGYQTNTQAGAASPSTAPAAAADLIVDTTTQTFVQDVIEGSRNQVVLVDFWAPWCGPCKQLTPTLEKVVKEANGAVKLVKMNIEEYPEVAGQMGVQSIPAVFAFKGGQPVDGFMGAQTEGEVKKFLDRIGVKIGPSDLEVMLEKADELRDAEGYPEAAQLYGGALSIDAGNVHALSGLAMCYLALGEKEHAKQMLDMVPEDKQDSQQFIAAKAALELAEQSEGLDDLSELRGRVEANADDHQARFDLALALSGKGDKTGAVDELIEIIRRDREWNEDGARKQLLQFFEAWGFKDAGAVYGRRKLSSILFS, from the coding sequence ATGAGTGGATCCGGTTATTCCGTAGGTGGTAGCTTTGGAGGCTCCCTTGGTGGTGGATATGGCGGTGGTTACCAGACTAACACACAGGCTGGTGCGGCTTCTCCATCCACTGCTCCTGCAGCTGCGGCTGACTTGATTGTAGATACGACCACTCAGACCTTTGTGCAGGATGTAATCGAGGGCTCCCGTAATCAGGTTGTTCTCGTTGATTTCTGGGCACCTTGGTGTGGTCCGTGTAAACAGCTTACTCCGACGCTTGAGAAAGTGGTCAAGGAAGCGAACGGTGCTGTTAAGCTGGTGAAGATGAACATCGAAGAGTACCCGGAAGTTGCGGGTCAGATGGGTGTTCAGTCGATCCCGGCTGTGTTTGCGTTTAAAGGTGGCCAGCCTGTTGATGGCTTCATGGGCGCGCAGACCGAGGGGGAAGTTAAAAAGTTCCTCGACCGTATCGGTGTGAAGATTGGTCCGAGCGATCTGGAAGTGATGCTTGAGAAGGCTGATGAGCTTCGTGATGCGGAAGGCTATCCAGAAGCTGCGCAGCTTTACGGTGGCGCGCTTTCCATTGATGCTGGTAACGTGCATGCACTGAGCGGCCTTGCTATGTGCTATCTCGCTCTAGGTGAGAAAGAACATGCCAAGCAGATGCTCGATATGGTTCCGGAAGATAAGCAGGATTCTCAGCAGTTTATTGCGGCTAAGGCTGCGTTGGAACTGGCTGAACAGTCTGAAGGACTGGATGACCTTTCTGAGCTGCGTGGGCGTGTGGAAGCAAATGCAGATGATCATCAAGCCCGTTTTGACCTTGCGCTTGCATTGAGCGGCAAGGGCGACAAGACCGGTGCTGTTGATGAGCTGATTGAAATTATTCGCCGTGACCGCGAGTGGAATGAAGATGGTGCACGCAAGCAGTTGCTGCAGTTTTTTGAGGCCTGGGGCTTCAAAGATGCAGGTGCTGTTTATGGTCGCCGTAAACTCTCCTCAATTTTATTCTCGTAA
- a CDS encoding L-serine ammonia-lyase: MFLSVFEIFKIGIGPSSSHTMGPMTAAARFLDELRDGRRIWPGAGAPKRLRCTLHGSLAWTGKGHATDRAVVLGLAGCTPETLDPDEAEALEKKIAKEKKVHLPDLPELDFDPDKDVVFDFEKNLPGHANGMVIEAYDAQDRLHLQETFYSIGGGFVLTEEELDRMKAAEAAGNDAPDEIKGMPYPFATAKEMLEMGQKSGKTIAQMKRANEITSLDPQELDSKLWQIWEVMDGCMERGLNTEGELPGGLTVKRRAAAIKQQLEDERGNNMSMPHVANDWLSVYAMAVNEENAAGGKVVTAPTNGAAGVIPATVKYYREHCPGSNDEGIKTFLLTAAAVGGIIKHNASISGAEVGCQGEVGSAAAMAAAGLCAALGGTNEQIENAAEIALEHHLGMTCDPVGGLVQVPCIERNGLGAIKAVSAASLALRGDGSHYMPLDNCVEAMRQTGVEMNDKYKETSKGGLAVNLPEC; the protein is encoded by the coding sequence ATGTTTCTCAGTGTCTTTGAAATTTTCAAGATCGGCATTGGCCCGTCATCATCCCACACAATGGGCCCCATGACCGCCGCTGCACGTTTTCTGGATGAACTGAGAGATGGACGACGGATATGGCCCGGCGCCGGCGCACCAAAGCGCCTCCGCTGCACACTTCATGGCTCCCTTGCATGGACAGGCAAAGGCCACGCAACAGACAGAGCCGTTGTACTGGGATTGGCAGGCTGCACCCCGGAAACATTGGATCCTGATGAAGCCGAAGCCCTTGAGAAGAAGATCGCCAAGGAAAAGAAAGTTCACCTGCCAGACTTACCTGAGCTGGATTTCGATCCGGACAAAGACGTGGTCTTCGATTTCGAAAAGAACCTGCCCGGCCACGCAAACGGCATGGTGATCGAAGCATACGATGCTCAGGATCGCCTCCACCTGCAGGAAACCTTTTACTCCATCGGCGGTGGTTTCGTTCTGACGGAAGAAGAGCTTGACCGCATGAAAGCAGCGGAAGCGGCTGGCAATGACGCTCCCGATGAAATCAAAGGCATGCCTTATCCATTTGCCACAGCAAAAGAAATGCTGGAGATGGGTCAGAAATCCGGCAAAACCATCGCTCAGATGAAACGCGCCAACGAGATCACCTCGCTTGACCCACAAGAGCTGGACAGCAAGCTCTGGCAAATCTGGGAAGTTATGGACGGCTGCATGGAGCGTGGCCTCAACACGGAAGGTGAGCTACCGGGCGGACTGACCGTAAAACGCCGCGCAGCAGCTATCAAGCAGCAGTTGGAAGATGAGCGCGGCAACAACATGAGCATGCCTCATGTCGCCAACGACTGGCTCTCCGTTTACGCCATGGCTGTGAATGAAGAAAACGCAGCAGGCGGTAAAGTCGTCACCGCGCCGACCAATGGCGCTGCTGGCGTTATTCCGGCAACCGTCAAATATTATCGCGAACATTGCCCGGGCAGCAATGATGAAGGCATCAAAACCTTCCTGCTCACCGCAGCAGCAGTTGGCGGCATCATCAAACACAACGCCTCTATCTCCGGCGCGGAAGTGGGGTGTCAGGGCGAAGTCGGCTCAGCAGCAGCTATGGCAGCGGCAGGTCTCTGTGCAGCTCTTGGCGGCACCAATGAGCAGATTGAAAACGCGGCAGAGATCGCGCTGGAGCATCACTTAGGCATGACCTGTGACCCAGTTGGTGGCCTCGTTCAGGTACCATGCATTGAGCGCAATGGCCTTGGTGCCATCAAAGCAGTTTCAGCGGCCTCACTGGCACTGCGCGGCGACGGCTCTCACTACATGCCCCTCGACAACTGCGTAGAAGCCATGCGCCAAACCGGCGTTGAAATGAACGACAAGTACAAAGAAACCAGTAAAGGCGGTCTGGCAGTCAACCTGCCAGAATGCTGA
- a CDS encoding YggT family protein yields the protein MRAILDVVFIILNLYTWVIIANVIFSWLYAFNVVNSHNQFIAMIGQTLYNLTEPLLRPIRRFLPAMGGLDLSPIVLLLGIFLIERVIGLYIYPYVF from the coding sequence ATGCGCGCTATTCTTGATGTCGTTTTCATCATCTTAAATCTTTACACGTGGGTCATTATTGCAAACGTGATCTTCTCGTGGCTCTACGCGTTCAACGTGGTGAACTCGCACAATCAGTTCATCGCTATGATCGGACAGACGCTCTACAATCTGACAGAGCCGCTCCTGCGACCGATCCGCCGGTTCCTGCCTGCAATGGGTGGACTGGACCTTTCACCGATTGTGCTGCTGCTCGGCATCTTTCTCATCGAGCGCGTCATCGGCCTCTATATCTACCCCTACGTCTTCTAA
- a CDS encoding DUF167 family protein yields MADERPWKLQADGILITVRLTPKSSKDQIEKFGVQSDGRPLVLARVRAVPEKGAANKAVAALFAKALSVPKSSTEVIAGSTARIKTLRVLGDPQDLAKRLEDHLS; encoded by the coding sequence GTGGCAGACGAACGCCCTTGGAAACTGCAGGCTGACGGAATTCTCATTACCGTCCGCCTCACCCCCAAATCCTCCAAAGATCAGATTGAGAAATTCGGCGTACAGTCTGACGGACGGCCGCTTGTTTTAGCGAGAGTTCGCGCAGTGCCGGAAAAGGGCGCAGCCAACAAAGCCGTTGCAGCCCTGTTTGCAAAAGCACTCTCTGTTCCAAAATCTTCAACTGAAGTGATTGCGGGCTCCACGGCCCGCATAAAAACTCTACGTGTTCTGGGTGACCCGCAGGATCTGGCAAAAAGGCTAGAAGATCATCTCTCCTAG
- a CDS encoding LON peptidase substrate-binding domain-containing protein, producing the protein MTVGNATYAGLDDLPQVVPLFVLPGAILLPRSHMPLNVFEPRYTAMIDSALRTDRMIGVIQPQFDTSDEELAGRPKLCTVGCMGRITGFQESGDGRYLITLSGVSRFELRGELEERAPFRRGHVDPTRFASDLKTGLGEDDVDRELLLSTLKEYLSVNDLEADWDSVNSASTEVLVNALCMMSPYGPKEKQALLETENLKVRADTLIALAEVELARGNGGAGSTLQ; encoded by the coding sequence ATGACTGTTGGAAATGCGACCTACGCAGGTCTGGATGATCTGCCGCAGGTTGTGCCGTTGTTTGTTTTGCCGGGAGCTATCTTGCTCCCGCGCTCCCATATGCCTCTCAATGTTTTTGAGCCGCGCTACACCGCGATGATCGACAGTGCTTTGCGCACTGACCGGATGATTGGTGTGATTCAGCCGCAGTTTGATACAAGCGATGAAGAGCTGGCCGGACGGCCAAAGCTTTGCACCGTTGGCTGTATGGGGCGTATTACTGGTTTCCAGGAGAGTGGCGATGGCCGCTATCTGATTACACTTTCCGGTGTTTCCCGCTTTGAGCTTCGTGGTGAGTTGGAAGAGCGTGCGCCGTTCCGTCGTGGGCATGTGGATCCGACCCGATTTGCCAGTGATCTGAAGACAGGCCTTGGTGAAGACGATGTGGACCGTGAGCTGCTGCTTTCAACGCTCAAGGAGTATTTGAGCGTGAATGATCTGGAAGCGGACTGGGATAGCGTGAATTCTGCTTCGACCGAGGTATTGGTCAATGCGCTGTGCATGATGAGTCCTTATGGACCTAAAGAGAAGCAGGCTCTGTTGGAAACAGAGAATCTGAAAGTGCGTGCGGATACGCTGATTGCGCTGGCTGAAGTGGAGCTGGCACGTGGCAATGGTGGTGCTGGCAGCACTCTTCAGTGA
- a CDS encoding Trm112 family protein, protein MSEFEAPQLDRRLLELLVCPVTKTTLEYNAENQELISRAAKLAYPIRNGIPIMLEEEARKLED, encoded by the coding sequence ATGAGCGAATTTGAAGCGCCACAGCTGGACCGACGCCTTCTGGAGTTGTTGGTCTGCCCTGTGACGAAGACAACGCTTGAGTACAACGCTGAGAACCAGGAGTTGATTTCTCGCGCTGCTAAGCTGGCTTACCCAATTCGGAACGGCATTCCGATCATGTTGGAAGAAGAAGCACGTAAGCTGGAAGACTAA
- a CDS encoding cytochrome-c peroxidase, with product MRAIIKTLIGASVLSLAAQGGALAQSELLEEARSYFKPIPHAVPAVKGNTITREKIDLGRKLFFDPRLSLSGLLSCNSCHNLGMGGDDNLETSIGHGWQKGPRNAPTVLNAVFNLAQFWDGRAEDLKEQAKGPVQAGVEMASTPERVEAVLNSMPGYTEQFARAFPGEDKATNFDNMAKAIEAYEATLITPASKFDLFLEGNENALSAQEKQGLQAFMDTGCAACHGGVNIGGEGYYPFGVVEKPGADVLPVNDKGRFAVTQTAEEEYVFRASPLRNIELTAPYFHSGKVWDLKQAVAIMASSQLGAELTDEDIDAITAFLKTLTGEQPVVEYPILPVRTDSTPLPDPSVMTAH from the coding sequence ATGCGAGCTATAATTAAGACATTGATTGGCGCATCTGTTCTCAGCTTAGCTGCTCAGGGAGGAGCCTTGGCTCAGTCTGAGTTGTTGGAAGAGGCGCGCTCTTACTTCAAGCCGATCCCGCACGCTGTACCTGCTGTAAAAGGCAACACAATCACCCGCGAAAAAATCGATCTGGGGCGCAAGCTGTTTTTTGATCCGCGGTTATCGCTCTCTGGTTTGTTGTCGTGCAACAGTTGTCACAACCTTGGCATGGGTGGGGATGACAATCTGGAAACATCCATCGGCCATGGATGGCAGAAGGGGCCGCGCAATGCGCCTACCGTTCTGAATGCTGTGTTCAACCTTGCTCAGTTCTGGGATGGTCGTGCTGAAGACCTGAAGGAGCAGGCAAAAGGCCCTGTGCAGGCTGGTGTTGAAATGGCCAGTACGCCAGAGCGGGTTGAAGCTGTGCTGAACAGTATGCCTGGCTACACCGAGCAGTTTGCAAGAGCATTTCCCGGTGAAGATAAAGCGACGAACTTCGACAACATGGCGAAGGCTATTGAAGCTTATGAGGCAACCCTGATCACGCCTGCATCCAAGTTTGACCTGTTCCTTGAGGGCAATGAAAACGCGCTCAGTGCTCAGGAAAAGCAGGGACTTCAAGCGTTTATGGACACCGGCTGTGCGGCTTGTCATGGTGGTGTGAACATTGGTGGTGAAGGGTACTACCCATTTGGTGTGGTTGAGAAACCAGGAGCTGATGTTCTTCCGGTAAACGACAAAGGCCGCTTTGCTGTCACTCAAACCGCTGAGGAAGAGTACGTTTTCCGTGCATCTCCACTGCGTAACATCGAGCTGACAGCCCCTTACTTCCATTCTGGTAAAGTTTGGGATCTGAAACAGGCAGTTGCCATTATGGCCAGCTCTCAGCTGGGTGCAGAACTGACTGATGAAGATATTGATGCGATTACTGCTTTCCTGAAGACCCTTACAGGTGAGCAGCCGGTTGTTGAGTATCCGATCCTTCCGGTTCGGACAGATTCTACACCACTCCCTGATCCGTCTGTCATGACGGCTCACTAA
- a CDS encoding prolyl-tRNA synthetase associated domain-containing protein has product MPASRSQLMSFLEELNIPVSTIDHEPVFTVAESADLHDRIPGGHTKNLFLKDKKGNLFLVVALHDATIDLKKISSIIGASGRVSFGKADLLEEVLGVTPGSVTPFSLINDREAQRVSVVFDADMMEQEVLNFHPLLNNASTAISADGLMAFAKACGHDARVLAVSAEAQKVTEDL; this is encoded by the coding sequence ATGCCAGCAAGCCGTTCGCAACTGATGTCCTTTTTGGAAGAGCTGAATATTCCGGTTTCTACCATTGATCATGAACCGGTTTTCACGGTTGCTGAGTCTGCTGACTTGCATGATCGTATTCCTGGTGGGCACACCAAAAACCTCTTTCTGAAAGACAAGAAGGGGAATCTCTTTTTGGTTGTTGCGCTTCATGATGCTACGATTGATCTGAAAAAGATCTCCAGCATCATTGGTGCATCTGGTCGTGTTTCTTTTGGTAAGGCTGATCTGTTGGAAGAGGTTCTGGGTGTAACGCCGGGATCTGTGACGCCGTTTTCTCTGATCAATGATCGCGAGGCGCAGCGGGTTTCTGTTGTGTTTGACGCGGACATGATGGAGCAGGAAGTTCTGAACTTCCATCCGCTGCTGAACAACGCTTCTACAGCGATTTCGGCAGATGGGTTGATGGCATTTGCAAAGGCATGTGGGCATGATGCCAGAGTGCTTGCGGTGTCTGCAGAGGCGCAGAAAGTCACTGAAGATCTATAA